One stretch of Glycine soja cultivar W05 chromosome 7, ASM419377v2, whole genome shotgun sequence DNA includes these proteins:
- the LOC114418604 gene encoding translation initiation factor eIF-2B subunit beta-like: MPDVHTLVNDFLNQLKKRKIEGSQATAKLTAELLRSVISQQRVPHTNQATTLINAVRAVGEQLIAANPIELAVGNIVRRVLHIIREEDLSLATAAMDGLGVSAASDDEDDAERDENPVLSAAAVAAAARSTLRPPSLQTLLEDTSDSAAAPPTSSSGGESDGRSRSVEKGSRGRKLKHDVIEAVNELIQDISTCYEQIAEQAVEHIHHNEVILTLGSSKTVLEFLYAAKEKQRSFKVFVAEGAPRYQGHLLAKELAARGLQTTVITDSAVFAMISRVNMVIVGAHAVMANGGVIAPVGLNMAALAAQRHAVPFVVLAGSHKLCPLYPHNPEVLLNELRSPSELLDFGEFSDCMDSASGAGSLHVVNPTFDYVPPKLVSLFITDTGGHNPSYMYRLIADYYSADDLVVKRRPTTGS; the protein is encoded by the exons ATGCCGGATGTTCATACCCTCGTTAATGATTTTCTGAATCAGCTTAAAAAACG TAAAATTGAAGGTTCTCAGGCCACAGCAAAGCTCACAGCAGAGTTGCTCCGGTCTGTGATTTCACAGCAGCGAGTGCCACACACGAACCAAGCCACAACTCTGATTAATGCAGTGAGGGCTGTGGGGGAGCAGCTTATTGCTGCTAATCCTATTG AGCTAGCTGTTGGAAATATTGTGAGGCGTGTTTTGCACATTATAAGGGAAGAGGATCTTTCCCTTGCAACAGCTGCTATGGATGGTTTGGGGGTATCAGCTGCAAGTGACGATGAAGATGATGCGGAGCGAGATGAAAATCCTGTTTTATCTGCGGCTGCTGTTGCAGCTGCTGCCAGAAGCACATTGCGTCCACCGTCATTGCAAACTCTTCTAGAGGATACATCTGATTCAGCTGCTGCTCCCCCCACATCTTCCTCAGGGGGTGAATCTGACGGGAGAAGTAGAT CTGTGGAAAAAGGTTCAAGAGGGAGGAAATTGAAGCATGATGTCATCGAAGCAGTCAATGAACTTATTCAAGACATATCTACTTGCTATGAACAAATAGCTGAGCAGGCAGTGGAGCACATTCATCACAA TGAGGTAATATTAACATTAGGCAGCTCAAAAACAGTGTTGGAATTTCTTTATGCTGCGAAGGAAAAACAGAGATCATTTAAGGTCTTTGTTGCTGAAGGGGCCCCTAG ATATCAGGGACATCTCCTTGCAAAAGAATTGGCTGCTAGAGGCTTACAGACCACAGTAATTACTGATTCAGCTGTTTTTGCAATGATTTCTCGAGTGAACATG GTTATAGTTGGAGCTCATGCTGTCATGGCTAATGGTGGAGTTATTGCACCAGTGGGGTTAAATATGGCTGCACTTGCAGCTCAAAGGCATGCTGTTCCATTTGTTGTACTTGCTGGGAGTCACAAG TTGTGCCCTTTGTATCCACACAATCCTGAAGTCCTACTGAATGAGCTGAGATCCCCATCTGAGCTACTTGACTTTGGGGAATTCTCAGATTGCATGGATTCTGCAAGCGGTGCCGGTTCTCTTCATGTTGTTAATCCAACATTTGATTACGTGCCACCAAAACTTGTTAGTCTCTTTATTACTGACAC AGGAGGGCATAATCCTTCCTATATGTACCGGCTCATAGCTGATTACTACTCAGCTGATGATTTGGTGGTGAAACGAAGACCCACTACAGGGAGTTGA
- the LOC114418605 gene encoding syntaxin-81-like, with protein MGKARDRTEDFKDAVRHTARSLGYDEAKLASVMASFIIHKPPQKSPFSKAALKTLESIGELDQFLLKHRKDYTDLHRTTEKERDSIEHEVSTFIKTCQEQIDILKNSINQEEETSKGWLGIATTKSNADIIAHKHGVVLILSERLHSVTAQFDQLRAVRFQDAINKAIPRRKLNRVARNDSAETSKSSDMELREPEELRAEPLRVQQQLLDDETRALQVELTSLLDTVQETETKMVEMSALNHLMSTHVLHQAQQIEHLYDQAVEATNNVELGNKELSQAIQRNSSSRTFLLLFLFVLTFSILFLDWYS; from the exons ATGGGAAAAGCAAGGGACAGGACCGAAGATTTCAAAGACGCCGTGCGCCACACCGCTCGCTCTTTGGGCTACGATGag GCTAAATTGGCGTCCGTTATGGCTTCTTTCATTATTCATAAACCGCCGCAAAAGTCCCCGTTTTCCAAAGCTGCATTGAAGACG TTGGAGAGTATTGGAGAGCTGGATCAGTTTTTGTTGAAGCACAGAAAGGACTACACGGATCTGCATCGCACAACTGAAAAGGAGAGAGATAGCATTGAGCATGAA GTTAGTACTTTTATTAAAACTTGCCAGGAACAAATTGATATTCTTAAGAATAGTATAAATCAAGAGGAGGAAACTTCGAAAGGTTGGCTTGGCATTGCAACCACAAAATCTAATGCCGACATCATTGCCCACAAACATGGGGTG GTTCTAATTTTAAGTGAGAGGCTCCATTCAGTTACGGCACAGTTTGATCAGCTCAGAGCTGTACGCTTCCAGGATGCTATTAACAAAGCAATACCACGAAGAAAACTTAACCGTGTAGCCAGGAATGATTCTGCAGAAACCTCTAAGTCAAGTGACATGGAGCTCAGAGAACCAGAGGAGTTACGCGCTGAGCCTCTAAGAGTCCAACAGCAACTCTTGGATGATGAAACACGTGCCCTTCAG GTGGAATTGACTAGTCTTCTCGATACAGTTCAAGAAACTGAAACTAAGATGGTGGAGATGTCTGCACTAAATCACCTCATGTCTACACATGTTTTGCATCAAGCTCAGCAAATTGAGCATCTGTATGATCAG GCTGTTGAAGCTACTAACAATGTTGAGCTTGGTAACAAAGAACTCTCACAAGCCATTCAGCGGAATAGCAGCAGCAGGacatttcttttactatttctatttgtGCTTACTTTTTCAATTCTCTTTCTTGATTGGTATAGTTAA
- the LOC114417757 gene encoding ethylene-responsive transcription factor ERF117-like, which yields MSFPRQTQKQGMECKRGKEKAPAKEENINTLRKIKIVYTDPDATDSSSEEDDKFLSNGYRLNGCSKRVVKEISLPCMPSKLHEENSSQEDVNSEKIKASRRNRKPSSMYKGVQRRKWGKYVAEIKDPIRGVRMWLGTFDTEEEAVVAYERKRNEFDSSLLALSKRDALACESSKEKEVLFHPSPSSVLDVSTTKAPLDVNDLNGSVKEKANVETNGEGGGIDVEPVYSEDNSILHLLEEPVVASLAGRDDFYLDEIEKETMLLGNDFYNFLDNDMKGGSVWNVEHGEGTTLPPVDSAFEELAWIDETLNWECS from the coding sequence atgtcatttcctaGGCAAACTCAGAAACAAGGAATGGAATGTAAGagaggaaaagagaaagctcCAGCCAAAGAAGAAAACATAAACACATTgaggaaaattaaaattgtgtacACTGACCCTGATGCCACAGATTCTTCCAGTGAAGAAGATGATAAGTTTTTGAGCAATGGTTATCGGTTAAATGGATGTTCTAAGCGGGTTGTCAAGGAAATTTCGCTTCCATGCATGCCAAGCAAATTACATGAAGAGAATTCTTCACAAGAAGATGTCAATAGTGAAAAGATCAAAGCAAGTAGGAGGAACAGGAAACCATCAAGCATGTACAAAGGAGTTCAACGTAGGAAATGGGGGAAATATGTAGCAGAAATAAAAGACCCTATTCGAGGGGTCAGAATGTGGCTTGGTACTTTTGATACTGAAGAAGAGGCTGTTGTGGCATATGAGAGAAAGAGGAATGAGTTTGACAGCTCTTTGTTGGCTTTGAGCAAAAGGGATGCATTGGCTTGTGAAAGttccaaagaaaaagaagtattgTTTCATCCATCTCCGTCATCAGTGCTTGATGTCAGCACTACAAAAGCTCCACTAGATGTTAATGACCTTAATGGCTCAGTCAAAGAAAAGGCAAATGTGGAAACAAATGGTGAAGGAGGAGGCATTGATGTGGAACCAGTTTATAGTGAAGACAATTCAATTTTGCATTTGCTAGAGGAGCCAGTTGTGGCATCATTGGCTGGTCGTGATGATTTCTATTTGGATGAAATAGAGAAAGAGACAATGCTGCTTGGTAATGACTTTTATAATTTCTTGGACAATGACATGAAAGGTGGTTCTGTGTGGAATGTGGAACATGGGGAGGGCACCACCCTTCCCCCTGTAGACAGTGCTTTTGAAGAGTTAGCTTGGATTGATGAAACTCTAAATTGGGAATGTTCCTAA